The sequence GGCTAAAACCAATCGTCATCCAGATTTCATTACGATTGATGGTGGTGAAGGTGGAACTGGCGCTACTTACCAGGCTATGGCAGATTCGGTTGGACTACCTATTAAACCTGCCTTAATGATTGCGCAAAAGGTATTAAAGAAATATGAAGTTCGTGATAAAGTTACCCTCATTGCCAGTGGAAAGTTATTTTCACCAGACCGAATTGCGATCGCAATGTCTATGGGTGCAGATGTCGTGCAAATTGCTAGAGGACTGATGATTGCCGTTGGGTGTATTGGGGCGCAGAAGTGTCATTCCAATGAATGTCCCGTTGGAGTGGCGACAACGAACCCAAAACTACAAAAGGCATTAGTTATTGATGAAAAGAGGTATAGGGTTACGAATTACCTCACTACTCTTCGTGAGGAGTTATTCTTATTAGCGGCCGCAGCAGGTTTAACATCACCGAGACAATTTAATGAAAAGCATATTGTCTACGTTGATCAGGAGTTTCAAGTTAAAACGATTGAACAGATTAAAGAAGCAGAAAAAGAATTACAGCTGATTTCTTAACCTTGACAGAGTGCGAGTGCTTTCCTTGAATGGAAACTGCTTGCACTCTTTTTTAGTTTTATACTTAGTCGATTAATTATTACTAATTGATTAAAAAAGTGTTGACAAAGAGTGATATCCATGATAAATTTACCTTGAATTAAAGATGATTTAATTTGAGAAACCTTAATTACTAGTTAATAAAGGCTTGAAAACAGTTATTGTTAGAAAATATCAATAGAAAAGTTGAATTAGAATTAATCTAGCTTTCATAAGATTGAAAAAATAAGAAGAACGATTCAAAACACTAATGTATACACTGACTCTCAACCTCAAATACCTTTAATTAAAAATATTTGATTGACAAATAAAAATATCTATGATATATTTATTTTGAAGTCAAGATACTTTAATAAATGATTAATTTTTTATATATATTTTTTTAACTAATATCTCGAGATCGAGATTCTGCAAGTGGAGGAAACAATCATGAATCAATTGAAAGGACTTCATCATGTAACAGCAATTACAAGCAGTGCAGAGAAGATTTACGATTTCTTCACATATGTATTGGGAATGCGTCTAGTTAAGAAAACGGTAAATCAAGATGATATTAATACGTACCATTTATATTTCACAGATGATGTTGGAAGTCCCGGAACTGATATGACGTTTTTCGATTTTCCTGGAATCCCAAAAGGGGTCCATGGTACAAATGAAATTTCAAAAACATCTTTCCGTGTACCCACTGATGAGGCATTGGAGTATTGGGTGAAACGGTTTGATAAATATGAAATCAAACATACCGGAATTAAAGAACAATTTGGTAAAAAGACATTATCCTTTGCTGATTTCGATGATCAGCAATACCAATTGATTTCAGATCAACATAATCAAGGTGTTTCTTCCGGAAAACCGTGGCCGAATGGACCGATTCCATTAGAATTTTCGATTACCGGATTGGGGCCAATTTTTATTCGTACATCGCATATGGATTATTTCAAAGAATTATTAGAAAAAGTCTTCTATATGAGTGAAACTGCTCAGGAAGAATCATTCCATTTATTTGAAATGGGTGAGGGTGGCAATGGTGCACAAGTGATTGTGGAATATAACACGATCCTTCCGCAAGCACGCCAAGGTTTTGGGACGGTTCATCATACAGCATTCCGAGTCGATGAACGTGCAGACTTAGAGGCATGGCAGCAACACCTGCAAGCATTCCAATTGCAAAACTCAGGTTATGTAGAGCGTTATTATTTTGGCTCTTTATATACACCTGTAGCCCCGGGCATCTTGTTTGAATTAGCAACAGATGGACCTGGATTCATGGAAGATGAACCATATGAAACATTAGGTGAAAAATTATCATTACCACCATTCTTTGAGCCACAGCATGAACGAATCGAGGCAATGGTTCGACCGCTTGATACCGTTCGCAGTACGTTGAAGATTGAAAAAGAATACTTGTAAGGAGGAAATCATCCTATGGGATTTTTTGATAAATTATTTGGAAAAGAAAAAAAGGAGGAAGAAACAATGGCAAAATTAAACATTGGTATTATTTTAGGTTCAACACGTGAAGGACGCGTAAGTCCACAAGTAGGAGCATGGGTAAAGGAAATCGCTGATAAGCGCGGGGATGCAAACTATACAATTATTGATATTGCTGATTATAAATTACCATTACTAGGTGAAGAAGGCGGCGACGCATCAGGTGCAGCTGCATGGTCTGAAATCATTGCGGCACAAGATGGATTCGTATTCATCGTACAAGAATATAATCACTCGATTACAGGTGCTCTAAAAAATGCACTAGATTATCTACGTGAAGAGTGGAACAACAAAGCAGCAGGGATCGTTTCTTACGGTTCAGTAGGTGGAGCTCGTGCAGCTGAACATTTACGCGGCATCTTAGGTGAATTACTAGTAGCAGATGTACGTGTTCACCCAGCATTATCCCTATTCACAGACTTTGAAAATGGAACAGACTTCAAACCAGCAGCAGTTCAAGAAGATTCAGTAAACCAAATGTTAGATCAATTAATTCCTTGGTCAAAAGCACTATTTACCATTCGCTAATCAATAATAAATATTCAGGGGTGCTAGGTATCCTCCATTAAATGGATGGTTCCTGGCACCCCTTTTTATTTTTTTCTATCTCTAAATCTTAGAAACTATGAGTACTTGGACCTTCTTCATGGTATAATCCTCTTAATCAAAATAAAATACAGGGGGATATGTTGGTGATTGAGGAAAATAGCATAGGGAAAAGGTTGGTTCATCATAAAGAAGGGGTTTATTTTGCTTTAACTCTATTAGTTAGTATTTTGACTTATGTGGCTTTACTTTTTTCAATTATTGGGATTGTTATTATAGCTGCAATTATTCTCGTTTCTTATTTCTTTCATGCTCTATCAATGGCATCTATTCGACGAAATGGGGTTCGTTTGAGTGAGCGTCAATTTCCTGAAATCTATGAAAAGGCCGTGAAGCTGGCTCATAATATGGAGATAGAGAAAATGCCAGCTATTTATGTAATGGAATCGATGGGGATCATGAATGCCTTTGCTACTCGTTTTTTTGGGAAAAATATGGTGGTTATATATTCAGAAATTTTTGATTTGAGTGAAGAGAAGCGTAATGATGAGCTATTGTTTGTCCTTGCCCATGAATTTGCGCATATTAAGAGACGACACGTGTTGGTACATATGCTCCTGCTACCGGCCATGTTCATTCCATTTTTAGGTGAAGCTTATTTACGTGCATGTGAGTATACTTGTGATCGCTATGCCGCTTATTATATAGATAATGTAGATGCGGCCAAAGAGGCATTATCCATGCTCGCTATTGGAAAAAGGCTTTCTTCAAAAATGAATAAGGAAGCATTTGTCCAACAAATTTCAGAGGAATCAGGATTTTTTGCTTGGTTAAGCGAAAAGCTTTCAAGCCATCCTCATTTACCTAAACGAATTAATGCACTGGACAACTGGGTGAACCCAGAACAATACCCATTAATTCGTGAAAAGAGAGTAGGATTAGTTGTTGGTGTTGTTGTTTCCGTCCTGCTTGTTGGTATACTAACCGGAGCAGTTGCTCTTATTGTAAAAGGAACCAGTACGCTAACTGCCTTTTTGGAGGATCCATATTTATATGGAGAGGAAGAGTATTTCGAAGAGGAGATGTATCCTCCTGTCATTCAGGCTGTATTTGATGAGGACATGGAAATGCTCGAGCAGGCCGTTACAGACGGGGCTGATATTGATGAAAAAGACAGTGAAGGTTTCACTGCTCTCCAATATGCTGTTATGTGGGGAGACAGCGAATCAGCAGAATGGTTAATTCAAAACGGGGCAGATGTCAATACAACGGATTCCTGGGGATCAACGCCTTTAATCAATGCGGTTTTTAATGACACAGATGTTGAAACAGTAGAACTATTACTTGGTAACGGAGCGGATCCAACGATAAAAGACTCCGAAGGAAAAACAGCTTACGACTATGCCGTCGAAAATAGAGATGCACAGTTGAGGGATTTATTACAATAATAAAAACAGAGCACCATCTATTTTTGGATGGTGCCCTTGCCATTTAATAACTTATTCTATAAGACTCTATATAGTATAGATGGAATGCAAGATGAATCCTTACATTTCATTATAAGTAATCTTTTCTAAGTTCTTCCGCTGAGCGTGGTGAAATGTAACCAGGTGCGATGTCAAAAACGGTTTTAGCCCCAAATTGTTTTTCTTGGTTTAAACGATAAGCAGCTCTTGCATAGGCAACTAATACACTCGCTGTAAATTCAGGGTTGCTATCTAGTTTAAGGGAGAATTCGTAAATTTGCTTGTTGTTTTCTCCTGTATTGCCACCTCTGATGACAAAACCCCCATGTGGTGCCTTCGTGTGGTCACGATTAAATTCTTGTTCTGAGATAAAATGCACTTCTGTATGATAATCAGCGAAGTAGTTTGGCATCGTTTTGATTTCATTTTCGATTGTTCCTTGATCTGCACCTTCCTCAGGAACAATATAGCAAACTCGTGTATGCTTTTCCGCAGTCGTTAGTTCAGGATTTGCACCGCTGCGAACTTTTTCCATGGCGTCTTCAGATGGAATCGTATATTGTACACCTTTTTTAACCCCTTTGACTCTTCTGACAGCATCTGAGTGACCTTGGCTAAGTCCTTTTCCCCAGAATGTATAATTTTCTCCGTTCGGTAAGATCGCATCTGCCATCACGCGGTTGATGGAAAATAAACCTGGGTCCCAACCTACAGAGATAATGGCTGTTGTATTATTTTTTGCGGCCACTTCATTTACAGATTGATAAAACTCAGGAATTTTAGCGTGTGTATCAAAGCTATCTACTGTGTTGAACATGCTTGCAAAATGGGGAGTTTGTTCAGGTAAATCAGTTGCAGACCCACCGCAGAGAAGCATGACATCAATATCGTCTTTGTAATCACTTGCACTTGAAATATGTAAAGATTTTACATTTGGATCATCTAAAATTAACTCTTTCGGATCTCTTCTAGTGAAAACGGCTACTAATTCCATATCTTGAGTTTCTTTAATAGCTTTAATAGCCCCTTTTCCAAGATTCCCATAACCGACGATGCCTAGTCTAATTTTTTTCTTGCTCATACTCCCTATCTCCTTTTTCATTATTAAATTTTGATTAGCGAAGAAATGACTCTAGTTTGCCAATGCTAGAGTCATTCCGATGACTAACACTTAATTATAAGTGTAGCAAATAATTTCTGTAAATCATATTGGCTGCTGTTTCGTAAAATGAGAAAGGGTGACAAGCTATCAAGTGAATGTTAAGTATCAGCTTACTTATCAAACCTCAATTATAATTGGCAGGATCATCGGTTTTTTCTTTGTTTGGGCAAATAAGTATTGACCAACTGATTTTTTAATATTTTGCTTCATGGTGTTCCAGCGATGGATATTTGCTTTTTGCATCTCATCAATGGATTTTGCCACAATATGATTAACCTCATTTAGAAGTTCCTCGGATTCTCGTGCATAAACAAATCCTCGAGAAATCGTGTCAGGTCCCGAAATAATTGTTCTTTCGGCTTTACTCAGAGTAATGACGATAACGAGCATGCCGTCTTCAGAAAGTTGTTTGCGGTCCCGTAAAACGATACTTCCAACATCCCCAATTCCAAGCCCATCTACAAAAGTGTTTCCAGAAGGGATCGTCCGAGTCTGGCGGGCAACATCATTAGAAAAATCAACGACATCTCCATTGTTAATGATAAAAGTGTTGGCTCTATCAACACCGACAGACTCCGCCAACAAACGGTGGTGATGTAGCATTCGATGTTCCCCGTGGATCGGAATAAAATATTTTGGTTTCATTAAAGTGAGCATCAGCTTTAAGTCCTCTTGGTAGCCATGGCCCGAAACGTGCATCCCTGTAGAACTTCCTGAGCCATATATCACATTTGCTCCCAATTGAAATAAGTTATCGATAATTCGTGAAACATCTTTTTCATTTCCAGGTATTGGAGAGGCGGCTAGAATCACTGTATCTCCAGGATAAATGGAAACATCACGATAACTTCCATTTGCTAATCGAGCAAGGGCGGCCATCGGCTCCCCCTGACTTCCTGTACATAAGATCACGACACGTTCCGGATCTAGATGTTCCACTTCTCGAGCATCGATAAGCATCCCGTCAGGAATATGTAAATATCCTCGCTCAATCGCAACATTAACAACATTAATCATACTTCTCCCAAGAAGGGCGAGCTTTCGGCGAGTCTTCACTGCCGCTTCAACAACTTGTTGGACCCGGTTTACATTGGAAGCAAAAGTAGAGACAAAGATTTTTCCATCTGCTTTTGTAAAGGCTTCATGCAAGTGGTCACTTACAATCCTTTCGGAAGGGGTTAACCCTTTCCGTTCAGCGTTGGTACTTTCCGATATAAGAGCTAAAACCCCTTGATCACCAATTTGCGCCATTTTATGTATATCAGATATTTGATTGTTAGCAGGTGTTAAGTCAAATTTAAAATCTCCAGTGTGAACTACATTTCCCTCTGGGGTATGAAAGACAATCCCGAGACAATCTGGAATGCTATGACTGACTTTAAAAAAGGAGGTTTTGATAGCTCCTAATTCGAGATTGGACTCAGAGTCAATCGGAATAAGAGTCGTATCTCTTGTTAAACGGTGCTCATCTAATTTTAACTCGATTAAACCAAGTGTAAAGCGAGTAGCATAAATCGGTACATTTAACTTTTGTAAGAAGTAGGGAATCCCACCGATATGATCTTCGTGTCCATGTGTCACGATTAATGCTCGTACTTTTTCTTTATTATCCTCTAAATAGGTTACGTCGGGAATAATGAGATCAATACCAAATAAAGTCTCGTCTGGAAACTTCCCTCCACAGTCGATAACGATAATATCTTCTGCATATTCAATGGCGTACATGTTTTTACCGATTTCATTAATCCCACCTAAGGCGAAAAATGATAACGGATTACTTTGTGAAGTCATTTCTATACCCTCCTACATTTTACAAGTATATTTAGTATTTCCTTTGATCGATTTTTATTCCCAAAATGTAAATGTAAACACTTTCCAGAATCTGGCTGGCCTCTGTATCTGTTGAAGTTTACTGCCTTCCATAAATGGTTATACAGAAAGTGGACAGTTATTAAGGGAGGAGTATGTGTGTGGGAACTTTTGCGGAATTGGATTTGATTTTTAACCGGACGAAAGATGCGTTAACGGAGTTTATGGGAATCATCACCCCTATCATTGAGAATGCCAAAGATGATCATGAACGGCTTTTTTGGCATCATATTTACGAAGAAGAAGAACACCGTTCAGACAGACTAGATCTTCTTATGCCAAAAGTTCAAACGTTGGTTAAGGACGGGGATAAGGCTGCTAATAGTAATCGCTTAGAGCTTGTTCATTTATTACAAGACATAAGTCTAGAGAAATTTGGTTTACATAATTTTTTAGAGCATCTTGATTTATTTCTTTTTCAATTTAAAGAAACAGAAGCAGGAGAAAAAGTCCAGGTTTTACGGGATATAACAAATGAGGACTACCAACAAATGAAGGGATTAATGGAACAGTTGAACCAAGATTTTCAAGGGGAACTAGAATTTAAGACATCCATCCCAACGGATGAAAAGGAAGACAATCCTTCAAATGTGAAAATTGAAGCCTATTCAAGTGAACCTTCCCAAATCACAGCTCAAGGGAAACAAAAGGTAAGAAAGTCATTAACGGTTGGCAGCCTGAAACGAAAATAAAAGAGGAGTGGTAAGTATGGATAAGTCAATTTTATTTGCGGAATCGACCTTAACAAGAGAAGATTGGCAGGAGTTAGATCAAACCGTATTTGAAAGTGTGAAAAAACAACTCGTTGGAAGACGATTCATTGATATTTATGGCCCGCTTGGGGAAGGAGTTCAATCCGTTACGAATGATATTTATGCAACGCCTGAACAAGGTGAGATTAGTTTTCATGGGGAGGATTTAGGGTTATCAGTACCTTCTAGCAGGGTTACCCTTACCATTCCGATGCTATATAAGGATTTTATTTTATACTGGCGTGATATTCAACAAGCGAAAACGCTTGGAAGTCCAATTGATTTTTCGGCATCAGCAAATGCGGGGCAACAATGTGCACTACTTGAAGATGACTTGATTTTCAACGGGTCGGAAGAATTTAATATACCAGGCATCATGAACGTAAAAGGGAAGTTATCGCATATTCGCAGTGATTGGATGGAATCAGGAAATGCGTTTGGTGATGTGGTAGAAGCAAGAAATAAACTACTCCGCATGGGACATACCGGCCCATATGCTTTAGTGCTGTCACCTGAATTGTATGCCCTAGTACACCGTGTGCATCAAGGAACCCATGTTTTAGAAATTGAGCATATTCGGGAATTGATGACAGCAGGGGTTTACCAATCCCCGATGATTAAAAAAGGAACAGGATTTGTTATTGACGCAGGAAGGCAAAACATTGATTTAGCGATTGCTAGCGATTTTGATACCTACTTTTTAGATCAAGATAACATGAATTTTTATTTCCGTGTCTTCGAAACCGTTGTGCCAAGAATCAAACGTCCAAGTGCAATTTGCACATTAGAGGATTTATCTGAATGAAAAAATGCCAGGCACCTTCATAGGAGATGCCTGGCATTACTTTAAGCAATTGAGTAAACGTTATCCTTTGGGAAAATAAGGTTTGTATCGATTTCGCTGCTAACAGCCGCAAAACCGATATCCTCTATAATCAACTTTGCCTCTTCAAGAAAGATCACATTGGAGCTTCCTAGATTGATATCGCATAATCTTTTCAAGTATTTTAACTTTTCTTTTGTTTTAACGAGTTTATAAGCCTGATTGTTCATTTCACAAATTCTTTTAAATTTAGGTTTTTGTAAAAGGCTTAGTTCACTAATGTTTATAATCATATTTTCTTGGTCTTCTGTTACGAAACCAAGGGAATAAATTGCGGAACCAAGTAAATCAACATGGGTGATTACCGCGTGTTTATAAACTTCCCCAGTACGTAGACGAAGAGACTCTGCCTCAATGGCACCACCAATTTTTCGTTCGTTAACAAGTAATTTATAAATATCTTTTAAACCGTTAATTTGATTAACCATTATGGTACCTCCTCTATTTTAGAAGGAAAATGTATTATTGATAATAATTCTCATTATCATTATACAAAGGGTCATCGGATTGGTCAATCAAATATTTAAGGATATTCTATGAATATTCAAGTTTTAGACGGATATAAAATCTCATAAAAAGACATTATCTTCCAAATGTGGTAATCTTCTATTAGAAACTAGATTTAAACGGAAAAGGAAGCAGGGCTATGAATCATAACAATCACTTTGAGCAAGTGCCAATTTTGAAAAAAGTAACAGAGGATATTCGACTATTATCCTTCCCCTATGTATTTGGTATGGAACAGGTTAATTGTTTTTTATTTCGAGGTGAAAAGGGCTTCACTATAGTAGATACAGGAAGTTATTCAGAGGAAGGAAAGCAGACTTGGAAAAGTTTAATGGCCTCTGGGATGACGATTGAAAAGGTAATCTTGACACACTTTCATATTGATCATCTAGGACTTGCCAAATGGTTTCAGGAAAAATTTCAAATTCCTGTTTATATTTCTAACAAGGGCTACCGTGAAATAGTAAGGCGTAAGGATAAAGAATCTACGCAGTTTGTCGTCGATTTGTTTAAGAAGCATGGCTGTGATGAATATTCTAAATTGGCCGCCACTGATTATTCTCAAATATATGACTTTGTACCAGATGGGTTCTTTGATGAAAATCAGCAAATCATGTTAGGGGATCAATCTTATGAAACAATATGGACACCTGGACACTCTTCTGACCATTTCTGTTTTTACCATCGAGAACAACAAATTATGATCGTGGGTGATCATATACTGGAGAAAATTTCTCCTGTCGTCTTAATTGAATCGCCAGAGGATGTAAATCCATTAAAGGATTATTACAATTCCTTAGGGAAAATAAAAGACTATTCCATTCAACTTGCTTTGCCTGGCCATGGGAATTTGATGAACGGTCTAGTCGATCGAATGGAAGAGATTCGTTCGGGCCATATGTATCGAATCAATCAAGTACTAGAGTTACTACAAGGTGGAGAAAAAACGGCTTGGCAAATTTGTCAAGAGATCTATCGAAGAAAACGGTTCTTCGCACCGCTTATGGCAACAATTACGAGATGTATTTATCTGGAATCAGTCGGTAAAATTAAATCACGGACCATGAATGATAAAGTTTATTATCAATTAATTTCTTAAAATGGTAAATAAAAGGTACCTATTCTTTTAGTAAGTTTTAAAACCTACTAAAAGAATGGGTACTTTTTTAATGGTTGAATAATATACTTGATATTTTTGTATTCAACCATAGAAAGCGGGGAATATTAATTTTTTTCGAAAAAACAGTAAAAAAGGCCTATAAATTTAATTTCCTTTAATCAAAAGTTCCTAAAACTAAGCTCCTGTTAAAAAAACCTTATTAAGAATGATGTAGGTCAATAATAACAGACATCATTTCACAGAGACCAATGTCAAATTGACTAAACATCAGGTGCGTGTTATTAAATTAAATAAATAAAAAGGTAATCCATAAAATAATAGTAAGGGGATAGAAGTAATGAAGGTTAGAAGTTTTCTAGTCTTACCTCTAACATTCTTTCTTGTCGCTTGTGCAACCCAGGAGTCGTCCGAACAAGCAAAAGAAGTGAGTGTAGAAGAGTTGACTGTACAGGACGAAGAAAATAAAGTAGGAACAAAGGTTGATTTTCCTGAAGCACCATCCCAACCAGAACAAATTGTCGCTCAAAAGAAAGGAATCAAGACGGATGAGGCGATTTCTGTTATAGAGCGTGATAAATACGACTCGCTCGCTTGGGAAGAAATTTTGAAAGATTTTCCCAAAAAGGAATCAGAACTATCTGATATATATAATGGACTTATACACTCATTTGGAAACGATTATCAGGAAGCGTATAAAGCGCTTGTAAACTTTGAACCTGATTATGGTGAATATGATTTAGCAGGAGATCAAGAAACGTACAAAAATATTGCGATCCATTTAGATTCAAGCGGAAGTATGGCGGCATATGTTTCAGGTGGGGTTAAGATGGATTTAGCTAAAGAGGCGATTAAAAACTATGCTTCTGGTTTACCAGAGGACAGCATGATTTCATTAAGGGTTTATGGCCACCAAGGAACGGGTAGTGATCAGGACAAAGCGTTATCATGCGGCAGCACAGAAGTTATGTATGCCGTGAATACTTACCAGGATGAAGACTTTTCAAATGCTTTAACACAATTTAAACCTAGTGGATGGACACCACTGGCTTCTACGATAAAATCTGCTTATGAAGATTTAAAAGTAAAGTCATCTGATCAATCAGAAAACATCCTTTTTATTGTGAGTGACGGAATTGAAACCTGTGACGGAAATCCAGTTGAAGAAGCGCGCAATCTAGCAAACTCAAATTTAAACGTTAAGGTGAATATTATCGGATTTAACGTAGATGATGAAGGACAAAAACAGTTAAAAGAGACAGCGACAGCTGGAAACGGAACGTATTACACAGTGAATTCAAACATTGATCTAAACAATACAATTTCTAATTTATTAGCAGAGGCTCAGTCAGGGATTCAAAAGAATTTTGAAAAAGGTAGATTAGGCTATCAGGCAAACATGCACAGTGTTAAGGTAGGCGAACAAATTCAAAACTTTAGCGGGGCCTTCAGAGATGCAATTGTTGAAGAAAACAAGCTCTTTTATGAAGCGATCTATCAACTTCAAGCGTTGGAGTATATCACACAAGCGGAAGGAGACGCCTTAGTAGCGATGATTGAAGACCGCAATGATGCGATGCTGGAATTCAAAGACCAATTATATGATGAGGCCAATGAAAAGAATAAAGCAAAATTAAAAGAGATTCACGACCGCATAAGTGCAAGTTAACAAAATTACTCGGAGCGTTACTACTCACTCGGGGCGTCACAGTGACGCCCCGAGTGTAAAAGAGGATTTAAATATATGAGCAAAAAATATTATTGGTATTGTCAGCGAATTTCATCATTGCAGGTGTAGGGGGACTTTTAATATGGGTCTTCTTTATTGCTGATAGTCAAAATGGTGTCTTACCACTGGAGGGAAATGAGACAATAGCATATACATTTTTGACATTATGTTTGTTAGGAATGATTTCTACAGCAATAAGCATCTCAGCTTCAAATGAAGAAAGTGCGAAAATAAGTAAAAAGCCATTCTTTCAGGCTTAGTCATTGCTGTATGTTTTTTCTTATGGAGACTCATGGTTGCCTTATGATGTAAGGGGTGTTTTCAATTTTTTTAGAGGGTTATTTATTATTTCGGGGCGTCGGTGTAATGCCCCAATATTGGCGGGGTGTAAAATGAATAGGATGGAAAAGAGAAAGTCGCTATTTTTTGTATTATTATTGTTCGGTTTTTTATTATTAACCGCTTGCGGGGATGATAAAGCAAGTTCTGAAAGGAAGGAAAAGGATCCATATGACCAACTTGCAGATGAAAAAAATGCTGAGTTAGAACAAGTACCCATTGAAATGACATCTTATGGAGAAGAGATTGGGGCTACATTTAAAGCGCCGATATATCAAGAAGTTGCTGTCAATGGAAAAGTAACGGTAGAAGCCACAATTGAAGACTACTCCCAATTGAAAGAGGACTATGCTTGGATTAAGGTCGTTTCAGAGGAAGAAGGACCTGCTGGAAAAGACCATGAGTATTACACGCCGATCAAGGATGGAAAGTTGAAGCAGGATATTCACTTTTTCAATGGTGAAGGGAAATATCAAATTTCTGTGCA is a genomic window of Niallia sp. XMNu-256 containing:
- a CDS encoding VWA domain-containing protein, translating into MKVRSFLVLPLTFFLVACATQESSEQAKEVSVEELTVQDEENKVGTKVDFPEAPSQPEQIVAQKKGIKTDEAISVIERDKYDSLAWEEILKDFPKKESELSDIYNGLIHSFGNDYQEAYKALVNFEPDYGEYDLAGDQETYKNIAIHLDSSGSMAAYVSGGVKMDLAKEAIKNYASGLPEDSMISLRVYGHQGTGSDQDKALSCGSTEVMYAVNTYQDEDFSNALTQFKPSGWTPLASTIKSAYEDLKVKSSDQSENILFIVSDGIETCDGNPVEEARNLANSNLNVKVNIIGFNVDDEGQKQLKETATAGNGTYYTVNSNIDLNNTISNLLAEAQSGIQKNFEKGRLGYQANMHSVKVGEQIQNFSGAFRDAIVEENKLFYEAIYQLQALEYITQAEGDALVAMIEDRNDAMLEFKDQLYDEANEKNKAKLKEIHDRISAS